GTGGCGGTTGCGCGCCATTGCGATGAAGGGCAGGCCGCGCATGATCAGTCGGAAGGCGGTGTTGAGCTGGGCGTAGTCGAAGCAGTGGCCGGCGTCGCCGAGCACGACGGCGTCCGGTTCGGCGGCATCGGGCCCGACTTCGTCGCGCAGGTCCGGATGCACGATCCAGTGCGGATGCAGGCCTCGGCAGCGCACGAGATTCATCGTGGCGCCCGGCGCCGTCAGCAGTTCCTGGTCGCGCACGTCCAGGCCCAGGGCCTGCATCTTCGCCACCAGCGTGTGCCGCGGCGTGCGCGTGGTGTTGGTCAGGAACACGAGCCTGAAGCCGGCGGCGCGCAGTCGCGCAAGCGCCTCGATGGAACCGGGAATCAGCTGGTCGCCAACGTGCAGCACGCCGGCCAGATCGATCAGCAGGGCTCTCGGGTTTGCGGGCAGAGACATGGCGTTCTCCTTCGTTCGATGCGGCGCGCAGAGCCTCGTAGGAGCGGTCTTCTGACCGCGACAGAGCCTGTGATCGCGCGCCGACTCCTTGACCTTCGCTGTGGTCGCGGTCAGAAGACCGCTCCTACAGCGCCACCAGCTGATGCCGCGCGGCGAAGCTCACCAGTTCGACCGGGTTCTTGATGTCGAGTTTTTCGAACAGTCGCGCGCGATATGTGCTGATGGTATTCGCCGACAGCGACAGTTCCCGTGCGATATCACCGACCGTCTGACCACTGGCGAGCAGCTTCAGCACCTGCATCTCGCGGTTCGACAGGCTGTCGAGCGGGCTGGCGGGCGTGTCGGCGCGCACGCCGAAGGCGAGGCGTTCGGCCAGTTCCGGGGTGACGAACAGATGGCCGGCGGCGACGCGGGCGATGGCGTCGAACAGCTGGTCCGGCGAGCAGCCCTTGTTCAGGTAGCCGGCGGCGCCACTCTTCAGTGCGCGCACGCCGAACTGCGATTCCGGGTAGGTCGACAGCATCAGCACGGCGACCTTCGGAAACTCGGCGCGCAACTGCTTCAGCACGTCGAAGCCGTCGCGGTCGTTCAGTGCGATGTCGAGCAGCACGACGTCGGCGCCGTCGTCGCGCAGCAGGCGCATCAGATCGGGCCCGCCTGCCGCTTCGCCGACCACGGAGATGGCCGGGTTCTCGCCGAGGATCTGCGCGATGCCCCGGCGCAGCATCAGGTGGTCGTCGACGATGATCACGCGCACCGGCTTCATCGCGTCGACTCCGGTACCCGCAGGTGCACGGTGGTGCCGGCGCCCGGCGTGCTGTCGATGCGCAGTTCGCCGCCGAGTGCGCGGGCGCGTTCGTACATGCCGAGCAGGCCGAAGGAGGTCGGTTGCGCCGGCACTTGCATGCCGCGGCCGTTGTCGCGGATGCACAGTTCGATCGCGCTGGCCTGGCCGGTCACCTCGACATTCACCTCGCTCGCCTCGGCGTGCCGGGCGACGTTGGTGAGCACTTCCTGAACGATGCGATAGACGGCGATTTCGGCGCTGCGGCCGAGGCGTCGTTCGGGCTCAGCGTCGTTCAGCGTCAACGTGCAGCGCAGGCCGCGGCGCGACTGCATTTCCTGCAACTGCCATTCGATCGCGGCCCACAGGCCGAGGTGGTCGAGAACGCCGGGGCGCAGGTCGGTCAGTATCCGCCGCACCGCGCCCAGCGCCTGCTGGGTGACCGACATCATGTCGTCGAGCTTGTTCTCCAGCGCATCGTCGTGCGCGAGGCGCGGGCGCAGCCAGTTCAGGTCGAACTGCAGCGCGGTCAGCGAGGCGCCCAGTTCGTCGTGTACCTCGCGCGCGATGTGCGTGCGCTCGTCTTCGCGCACCTGCTGCAGGTGGGCGGACAGCCGTTGCAATGCGCTGTGCGACTGCTGCAGTCGCGCGTTGGCGTCCTGCAGTGCGGCGGTGCGCTCGGACACGCGGCGCTCCAGTTCAACCTGGTTGGCACGCAGCACCGCCTCGGCGCGCTTGCGTTCGGTGATGTCGGCGAAGGTGACGACGGCACCGACGATCTGGCCGGCGTCGCGTATCGGGTAGCTGGTGTATTCGGCCGGGAAGGCGCTGCCGTCGCGTCGCCACAGCACCTCGGATTCGATGCGCACGCCCTGGCCTTCCTGGAAGGCGCGGAAGATCGGGCACTCATGGACGTCGTAGTTGCGACCGTCGGAATGCGCGTGGTGGATCAGGTAGTGCATGTTGCGGCCGAGGACCTCGTCCGGCTCGAAGCCGATCAGCTCGGCGCCGGCGCGGTTGATGAAGATGCAGCGGCCGTTCTGGTCCACGCCATAGATGCCTTCGCCAGCGGACTCGAGCAGCATTTCGAGCTGGTGGCGCCAGGCGGCGTGGTGCGACAGGTGGTGGAGGTTGGCGAACACGTCGTTGCGTCGGCACAGGGGTGCCGCAGCCTTGCATCAAGCGTGCCACGCGGTTCGCCGCGCGGACAGCACCGCGTGGCGCGGGTTTGCGCGGAGCGCGGCCGGCTGTTGCCGAGCGTGTGCCCCGTTGTGGTGCGCTCAGGCCGGTACGTCGCGCACGCGCAGTGCGCCGTCGGCCTCGTCCGCTTCGATCAGGCCCTGTTCTTCATAGCGGCGCAGCTTGCGCCACAGCGACACGCGGTCGATGCCGAGCAGGCGGGCGGCCAGCGCGCGGTTGCCGCCGACACCGGCCAATACGTCGAGGATGTGGTTGCGCTCGACCGCCTCCAGTGTGCGCACCTCGTTGCCGCCGCGACCGGCGGCGTGGCCGGCCGGGGTGCCGAGGCCGGGCGGCAGATCTTCTTCGGCCAGCATCGTGCCGCCGGCCAGCGCGACGCCGCGCTCGATGATGTTCTCCAGCTCGCGCACATTGCCCGGGTAATCGTAGGCGCACAGCTTCTGCATTGCCGGCGGCGCGATGGCGGTGACTTTCTTGCCCATGGCCTGTGCTGCGCGGCGCACGAACTGCTGGGCCAGCAGCGGAATGTCGTCGCGCCGGTCGCGCAGCGGCGGCAACTGCAGCGTCACGACGTTGAGGCGGAAGTAGATGTCCTGCCGGAACTGGCCAGCCTCGACCGCGGCGCGCGGTTCGCGGTTGGTGGCTGCGAGGAAGCGGACGTCGGCGCGCACGGGTTCGGTACCGCCGACGCGCAGGTATTCGCGCTCCTGCAGCAGGCGCAGCAGCTTCACCTGCATCGCCGCCGACATCTCCGTCACTTCGTCGAGAAACAGTGTCCCGCCCTGAGCCGCCTCGACCAGACCGCCGCGCGACTGCTGGGCGCCGGTGTAGGCCCCCTTTTCATGACCGAACAGTTCGTTGGCCAGCAGTTCCTCGTTCAGCGCGCCGCAGTTGATCGCGACGAAGGGCCCGCTGGCACGGCGGCTGTGCGCATGCACGTGGCGGGCCAGCAGTTCCTTGCCGGTGCCGGTTTCGCCGACGATGAGCACGTTGCAGTCAGTGGGCGCCACGCCGCGCGCGATGTCGAGGATGGCGCGCATGCCTTCGTCGCGCGTGATGATGCGTTCGTCGGCGGCGTGCTCGACCAGCTGGCGCAGGCGCTGGTTCTCGGCGCGCAACTGCGCCTTGTCGGCCGCTTCGCGCACCAGCTTGCGCACTTCGCCGAGGCGGAAGGGCTTGGATACGTAATAGAAGGCGCCGGTGCGCATCGCCTCGACCGCCGATTCGGTGGTGGCGAAGCCGGTCACCACCAGCACCTCCATCGCGGGCCAGGCCTCTCGCGCGCGACGCAGCAGTTCCAGCCCGTCCATGCCGGGCATCTTGACGTCGGTCAGCAGCACCTCGTAATCGTTCTGGCGCAGCAGCGCCAGCGCGGCGTCGCCGTTGTCGGCGGTGGTGACGTCGAGACCGTCGCGGCGCAGCGCGGTGGCCAGACCCTCGCGCGCGACCGCTTCGTCGTCGACCAGCAGGACATGTGCAGTACTCATGCTTTCTCCTCCGCCGGTATCCAGAGCGTGACGCAGGTCCCGCCGTCCGGTTCGTTGTGTATGCCTGCCTTGCCGCCGTGTTCGGCGGCGATTTCATGCACCACGAAAAGCCCGAGCCCCGAGCCCTTGCCGACCGGTTTCGTGGTGAAGAAGGGGTCGAACACGCGCGGCAGGTTGCGTGGT
The window above is part of the Methyloversatilis discipulorum genome. Proteins encoded here:
- a CDS encoding sigma-54-dependent transcriptional regulator translates to MSTAHVLLVDDEAVAREGLATALRRDGLDVTTADNGDAALALLRQNDYEVLLTDVKMPGMDGLELLRRAREAWPAMEVLVVTGFATTESAVEAMRTGAFYYVSKPFRLGEVRKLVREAADKAQLRAENQRLRQLVEHAADERIITRDEGMRAILDIARGVAPTDCNVLIVGETGTGKELLARHVHAHSRRASGPFVAINCGALNEELLANELFGHEKGAYTGAQQSRGGLVEAAQGGTLFLDEVTEMSAAMQVKLLRLLQEREYLRVGGTEPVRADVRFLAATNREPRAAVEAGQFRQDIYFRLNVVTLQLPPLRDRRDDIPLLAQQFVRRAAQAMGKKVTAIAPPAMQKLCAYDYPGNVRELENIIERGVALAGGTMLAEEDLPPGLGTPAGHAAGRGGNEVRTLEAVERNHILDVLAGVGGNRALAARLLGIDRVSLWRKLRRYEEQGLIEADEADGALRVRDVPA
- a CDS encoding response regulator transcription factor, which codes for MKPVRVIIVDDHLMLRRGIAQILGENPAISVVGEAAGGPDLMRLLRDDGADVVLLDIALNDRDGFDVLKQLRAEFPKVAVLMLSTYPESQFGVRALKSGAAGYLNKGCSPDQLFDAIARVAAGHLFVTPELAERLAFGVRADTPASPLDSLSNREMQVLKLLASGQTVGDIARELSLSANTISTYRARLFEKLDIKNPVELVSFAARHQLVAL
- a CDS encoding TIGR01458 family HAD-type hydrolase, translating into MSLPANPRALLIDLAGVLHVGDQLIPGSIEALARLRAAGFRLVFLTNTTRTPRHTLVAKMQALGLDVRDQELLTAPGATMNLVRCRGLHPHWIVHPDLRDEVGPDAAEPDAVVLGDAGHCFDYAQLNTAFRLIMRGLPFIAMARNRHFKEEDGLSLDMGAFVAGLEYSTGVQAEIAGKPAAPFFQAALDTAGVRADEAIMIGDDLRDDIGGAQAAGIAGVLVRTGKYSAADEHNPDIRPAAIEDDFARFAARLL
- a CDS encoding PAS domain-containing sensor histidine kinase; the encoded protein is MFANLHHLSHHAAWRHQLEMLLESAGEGIYGVDQNGRCIFINRAGAELIGFEPDEVLGRNMHYLIHHAHSDGRNYDVHECPIFRAFQEGQGVRIESEVLWRRDGSAFPAEYTSYPIRDAGQIVGAVVTFADITERKRAEAVLRANQVELERRVSERTAALQDANARLQQSHSALQRLSAHLQQVREDERTHIAREVHDELGASLTALQFDLNWLRPRLAHDDALENKLDDMMSVTQQALGAVRRILTDLRPGVLDHLGLWAAIEWQLQEMQSRRGLRCTLTLNDAEPERRLGRSAEIAVYRIVQEVLTNVARHAEASEVNVEVTGQASAIELCIRDNGRGMQVPAQPTSFGLLGMYERARALGGELRIDSTPGAGTTVHLRVPESTR